In Pelosinus sp. IPA-1, a single genomic region encodes these proteins:
- the pckA gene encoding phosphoenolpyruvate carboxykinase (ATP), whose product MERIGENNYLDITEVASKVYYNLPPTRLVEEAISRNEGRLTSTGALRVTTGKYTGRSPNDKFIVDSPAVHSDIAWGSNKAFSGKQFIQLYNRMMGYLQNREIFTFSGYAGADEEHQVKVQFINEFAWQNLFVHQLFIRPESLQETRKPDFTVICLPNFKAVPEIDGTISEAFIVLNLEQRIILIGGTHYAGEMKKAIFTVMNFLLPKQGILSMHCSANMGETGDTALFFGLSGTGKTTLSADHNRRLIGDDEHGWSNQGIFNIEGGCYAKCIKLSQENEPQIWDAIRFGTVLENVVVDEESRAANYDSVDFTENTRAAYPVHYIDNVVVPGVGGHPSTVIFLTADAFGVLPPIAKLNKEQAMYHFLSGYTSKLAGTERGVTKPEATFSACFGAPFLPLSPLVYAKMLGEKLEQQNTNVFLINTGWSGGPYGIGKRMNLAYTRAMVTAAIEGHMDHVSYDLDPIFNVYVPDTCPGVPESILKPRNTWSDGGSYDRQARKLAALFNENFTRFLEDIPEGIAQAGPKG is encoded by the coding sequence ATGGAGAGAATAGGAGAAAATAACTACCTCGATATTACAGAGGTAGCCAGTAAAGTATATTATAATCTGCCGCCGACGCGCCTAGTAGAAGAAGCCATTAGCCGTAATGAGGGACGGCTTACTTCTACAGGAGCGTTGCGGGTTACTACTGGCAAATATACTGGACGTTCGCCTAATGATAAATTTATTGTGGATTCGCCTGCTGTGCATAGTGATATTGCCTGGGGCAGCAATAAAGCTTTTAGTGGTAAACAGTTTATCCAGCTATATAATCGCATGATGGGATACTTACAAAATCGGGAGATATTTACATTTAGTGGCTATGCAGGAGCTGATGAAGAGCATCAGGTAAAAGTACAATTTATTAATGAATTTGCTTGGCAAAACCTTTTCGTTCATCAACTATTTATTCGTCCTGAGTCATTGCAGGAAACAAGAAAGCCAGATTTCACGGTGATTTGCCTGCCTAACTTTAAAGCGGTACCGGAAATCGACGGTACAATTTCCGAAGCTTTTATTGTCCTGAACCTTGAACAGAGGATAATATTAATTGGGGGAACCCATTATGCTGGTGAAATGAAAAAAGCTATTTTTACGGTCATGAATTTTTTGCTTCCTAAACAAGGTATTCTTTCTATGCATTGCTCCGCTAATATGGGAGAAACAGGTGATACCGCACTATTTTTTGGTCTGAGCGGAACTGGTAAGACTACGTTGTCGGCTGACCATAATCGTCGTCTAATCGGGGATGATGAACATGGCTGGAGTAACCAGGGTATTTTTAATATTGAGGGCGGATGTTATGCTAAGTGTATTAAACTGAGCCAGGAAAATGAGCCACAGATTTGGGACGCCATTCGTTTTGGCACAGTGTTGGAGAATGTAGTTGTGGATGAAGAGAGTCGTGCGGCGAATTATGATAGTGTAGATTTCACTGAAAATACTCGTGCCGCCTACCCTGTTCATTACATTGATAATGTTGTAGTTCCAGGTGTGGGAGGACATCCTAGCACCGTGATATTTCTAACGGCAGATGCCTTTGGAGTATTACCACCGATTGCTAAGTTAAATAAGGAACAGGCTATGTACCATTTCTTATCAGGGTATACAAGTAAGCTTGCGGGAACAGAGAGAGGCGTTACCAAACCAGAAGCCACTTTTTCTGCTTGCTTCGGTGCTCCTTTTCTCCCGTTATCTCCTTTGGTTTATGCAAAAATGCTGGGAGAAAAGTTAGAACAACAGAACACCAATGTTTTCTTGATTAATACTGGTTGGTCAGGAGGACCATATGGCATAGGGAAAAGAATGAATTTAGCTTATACTAGAGCCATGGTGACAGCAGCTATTGAAGGGCATATGGATCATGTATCCTATGATCTAGATCCGATTTTTAATGTTTATGTACCCGATACATGCCCTGGAGTGCCAGAAAGTATACTTAAGCCTCGCAACACCTGGAGTGATGGGGGATCTTATGATCGCCAGGCTAGAAAGCTGGCAGCTTTATTCAATGAAAATTTTACTAGATTTTTGGAAGATATCCCTGAGGGAATTGCTCAAGCGGGTCCCAAAGGGTAA
- the gap gene encoding type I glyceraldehyde-3-phosphate dehydrogenase, translating into MTIKVGINGFGRIGRMCLRAALENENIEVVAVNSTSDSIASARLLEYDSIHGRLNKDIKATEDKIIIDGHPIKIISDRNPANLPWGKLGVDIVIESTGKFNSSKDCEVHLRNGAKKVIISAPANDSTPTIVLGVNENIYKPTVHHVISNASCTTNCLAPIIKVINDNFGITNGLMSTVHAFTTDQRSLDNSHKDPRRSRSCMQSIVPTSTGAAKAIGLVIPELKGKLNGVSLRVPVPNVSLVDLVVELKQDVTIEKINDALRTATKSSMMGIMEYCDQPLVSVDFLGNKHSAIVDALSTLVIEKRKAKILAWYDNEWGYSCRVVELAQHIGKMLHKEEVRNVETKAVGY; encoded by the coding sequence ATGACAATAAAAGTAGGAATTAACGGCTTTGGACGCATTGGGAGAATGTGTTTAAGAGCTGCGTTAGAAAATGAGAATATAGAAGTTGTCGCCGTTAATAGCACGTCAGATAGCATTGCATCAGCTCGCCTTTTAGAATATGATTCAATACATGGCAGACTTAATAAAGATATTAAAGCAACTGAAGATAAAATCATAATTGATGGACATCCTATAAAAATAATTTCCGACCGCAATCCAGCTAATCTTCCTTGGGGAAAACTTGGAGTCGATATTGTTATTGAATCTACAGGGAAATTTAATTCTAGTAAGGATTGTGAAGTTCACTTGCGAAATGGTGCTAAAAAAGTTATCATATCAGCACCGGCTAATGACTCCACTCCTACAATTGTTCTGGGAGTTAACGAAAATATTTATAAGCCTACAGTCCATCATGTGATATCTAACGCATCTTGTACGACAAACTGTTTAGCTCCTATTATCAAAGTAATTAATGATAATTTCGGAATTACCAATGGTTTAATGTCTACCGTTCATGCATTTACCACCGATCAACGAAGCTTAGACAATAGTCATAAGGATCCGCGTCGATCAAGAAGTTGCATGCAATCGATAGTTCCAACTTCAACAGGAGCTGCAAAAGCAATTGGCCTTGTAATACCTGAGCTAAAGGGAAAGTTAAACGGAGTTTCCCTACGTGTTCCAGTACCAAATGTATCCTTAGTCGATTTAGTTGTCGAGCTGAAGCAAGACGTAACCATTGAGAAGATCAATGATGCTTTGCGTACTGCCACTAAAAGTTCTATGATGGGTATTATGGAATACTGTGATCAGCCCCTCGTTTCCGTTGACTTTTTGGGCAACAAGCACTCGGCCATTGTAGATGCTCTATCGACATTGGTTATTGAAAAGCGAAAAGCAAAAATTCTTGCATGGTATGATAATGAATGGGGCTACTCCTGTCGTGTTGTTGAACTGGCACAACACATTGGTAAAATGCTGCATAAAGAAGAAGTCAGAAATGTCGAAACAAAAGCTGTAGGATACTAA